From the Brassica napus cultivar Da-Ae chromosome A8, Da-Ae, whole genome shotgun sequence genome, one window contains:
- the LOC106436177 gene encoding ras-related protein RABC1 — protein MGSSSGQPEFDYLFKVLLIGDSGVGKSSLLLSFTSNTFDDLSPTIGVDFKVKYLTIGEKKLKLAIWDTAGQERFRTLTSSYYRGAQGIIMVYDVTRRDTFKNLSDIWAKEIDLYSTNQDCIKMLVGNKVDKESERAVSKKEGIDFAREYGCLFLECSAKTRVNVEQCFEELVLKILETPSLTTEGSSGGKKNIFKQNPAQTSSTSSSYCCSS, from the exons ATGGGTTCTTCATCGGGGCAGCCCGAGTTTGATTACCTGTTCAAAGTTTTGTTGATCGGAGACTCTGGTGTTGGGAAAAGCTCCCTGTTGTTGAGTTTCACGTCCAATACGTTTGATGATCTCTCTCCCACAATCG GTGTGGATTTTAAGGTCAAGTATCTTACCATTGGAGAGAAGAAACTGAAACTTGCGATTTGGGATACAG CTGGGCAAGAGAGATTTAGGACACTAACAAGTTCGTATTACAGAGGAGCTCAGGGCATAATAATGG TATATGATGTGACACGACGAGACACATTCAAAAATCTATCAGATATATGGGCTAAGGAAATCGACCTCTACTCGACTAATCAGGACTGCATCAAGATGCTTGTTGGGAATAAAGTCGATAAG GAGAGTGAAAGAGCTGTCTCTAAAAAGGAAGGCATAGACTTTGCTCGGGAGTATGGATGTTTGTTTCTGGAGTGCAGTGCAAAGACTCGAGTCAATGTTGAGCAATGTTTTGAAGAGCTTGTTCTTAAG ATTTTGGAAACACCTAGTCTTACTACTGAAGGTTCGTCTGGAGGGAAAAAGAACATATTCAAACAAAATCCAGCACAGACAAGCAGTACTTCATCGAGCTACTGCTGCTCGTCTTAG
- the LOC106361258 gene encoding bZIP transcription factor 60 translates to MAEELGCVGFLGEDDDLFLDFDLSLFTETPIAGDFIRSSPDSANSWIGDIESQLMNDEDNQNCLELDQQSVSEFLADIFVDDPTADSVTGKVDDVPTQGSDDAGKEKAVEKKRNDSGSENLDEAKVESEISGDDDAIAKKRRRRVRNRDAAVRSRERKKEYVTDLEKKSKYLERECMRLGRMLDCFVAENHSLRLCLQKGGGNASMMTRQESAVLLLESLLLGSLLWYLGDIICPFLPLPQPKTCFLPAEADGPEKLVLSGRGSSKLSNNYAWKSRRCKGSRPRMKHQVVA, encoded by the exons ATGGCGGAGGAATTGGGTTGCGTTGGTTTTCTAGGAGAAGATGATGATCTGTTCTTAGATTTCGATCTTTCACTTTTCACTGAAACTCCTATTGCGGGTGATTTTATTCGGTCTTCACCGGATTCTGCAAACTCGTGGATCGGAGACATTGAGAGCCAACTGATGAACGACGAGGACAATCAGAATTGTCTGGAGTTGGACCAGCAATCGGTGTCGGAGTTTCTAGCGGATATATTCGTAGATGATCCCACCGCTGATTCCGTGACTGGTAAAGTTGATGATGTACCAACCCAAGGATCCGATGATGCCGGGAAGGAGAAAGCAGTTGAGAAGAAGAGGAATGATTCTGGAAGTGAGAATCTGGATGAAGCTAAGGTGGAAAGCGAGATATCAGGAGACGATGATGCTATTGCCAAGAAACGAAGAAG GAGGGTAAGAAACAGAGATGCGGCTGTGAGGtcgagagagaggaagaaggaaTATGTGACCGATCTTGAGAAGAAAAGTAAGTATCTCGAAAGAGAATGCATGAGACTGGGACGGATGCTTGATTGCTTTGTTGCGGAAAACCATTCTCTTCGTCTATGTTTGCAAAAGGGTGGTGGAAATGCTTCCATGATGACAAGGCAGGAGTCTGCTGTGCTCTTGTTGGAATCCCTGCTGTTGGGTTCCCTGCTTTGGTATCTGGGAGACATCATTTGCCCATTCCTCCCTCTCCCCCAACCAAAGACTTGCTTCCTTCCAGCGGAAGCCGACGGACCAGAAAAGCTGGTTCTAAGCGGGCGAGGGAGTAGCAAACTGTCTAATAATTATGCCTGGAAGAGTCGGAGATGTAAGGGTTCAAGGCCTCGGATGAAACACCAAGTAGTGGCGTGA